Proteins co-encoded in one Gammaproteobacteria bacterium genomic window:
- a CDS encoding two pore domain potassium channel family protein — protein sequence MFTTTILVSLLVASVVLIHYEALYRLSLLMPIEARMHRYKILAGVLGALCAHVIEIWLFALGYYFMVNAEAFGTLTGNFNYALLDCVYFSFTVYSTLGLGDIEPAGPIRFLVALEGLTGIMLITWTASFMFVEIQNVWTSK from the coding sequence ATGTTTACTACTACCATATTAGTAAGTCTTCTCGTCGCGAGTGTCGTACTAATCCATTATGAAGCACTGTATAGACTCTCACTGCTCATGCCGATCGAAGCACGCATGCACCGGTATAAGATCCTAGCTGGTGTTCTGGGGGCGCTTTGCGCACATGTAATCGAGATTTGGTTATTTGCCTTGGGATACTACTTCATGGTTAACGCAGAGGCATTCGGTACTTTGACGGGCAATTTCAATTATGCCCTGTTGGATTGCGTTTACTTTTCCTTCACGGTTTATTCGACATTGGGTTTGGGTGACATCGAGCCCGCGGGCCCCATTCGATTTCTTGTCGCTCTGGAGGGCTTGACCGGGATAATGTTGATCACTTGGACAGCATCTTTCATGTTCGTTGAAATACAAAACGTCTGGACCAGCAAGTAA